In Paenibacillus kyungheensis, the following are encoded in one genomic region:
- the sdaAB gene encoding L-serine ammonia-lyase, iron-sulfur-dependent subunit beta produces MRFKNVFNIIGPAMVGPSSSHTAGAARLGRAARHFLGKCPEHVQIILYGSFAETYWGHGTDLALVGGLLDYDTDDDRLPDAAEEADRQGITISFDKGTGNYPHPNFVRIIVQHGEERAEVAGASIGGGNIEIHELNGFDVRGSGQYPMLAVEHMDSKGVLADITRTLSDAELNIGFMDVDRKARSGEAMTVIELDTVPDQSVLNQILQLPYVTRAAVIDLK; encoded by the coding sequence ATGCGATTTAAAAATGTATTTAATATTATTGGACCTGCAATGGTAGGACCGTCTAGTTCACATACAGCAGGAGCAGCACGTTTGGGTAGAGCAGCGCGACACTTTTTGGGCAAATGTCCTGAGCATGTACAGATTATTTTGTATGGTTCTTTTGCAGAGACGTATTGGGGGCATGGAACAGATCTTGCTCTAGTAGGCGGTTTGCTTGATTATGATACCGATGATGATCGCTTACCGGATGCAGCTGAAGAAGCGGATCGTCAAGGCATTACGATTTCTTTTGATAAAGGAACAGGCAATTATCCTCATCCTAACTTTGTGCGTATTATTGTACAGCATGGAGAAGAACGTGCCGAAGTCGCAGGTGCTTCGATTGGTGGAGGCAATATTGAGATTCATGAGTTAAATGGATTCGATGTGCGCGGGTCGGGCCAATATCCGATGTTAGCAGTTGAGCATATGGATAGTAAAGGAGTACTTGCTGATATTACACGTACACTGAGCGATGCTGAACTGAATATCGGATTTATGGATGTTGATCGCAAAGCACGTAGCGGAGAAGCGATGACTGTGATAGAACTTGATACTGTACCTGACCAGTCTGTGCTTAACCAGATTTTGCAATTGCCTTATGTTACCCGGGCAGCTGTTATTGATTTGAAGTAA